The following proteins come from a genomic window of Acetivibrio cellulolyticus CD2:
- a CDS encoding inorganic phosphate transporter — translation MTVTLSGFLSELLRNPALVVTTLLTLGVILVNGWTDAPNAIATCVSTRSIKPKTAIGMAAVFNFLGVLVMTMVNSKVAKTIYNMVDFGGDPREALIALCAALFAIVLWATAAWWFGIPTSESHALIAGISGAAIALQGGIGGINFSEWVKVLYGLALSIGLGFIMGWVIVKIVELICGGLNRAKTFTLFKDAQILGSAGMAFMHGAQDGQKFMGVFLLGMFLARGQSVTEFHIPLWLIILCSVVMAFGTSIGGYRIIKAVGMDMVKLEKHQGFAADFAGVICLFIASTTGLPVSTTHTKTTAVMGVGAAKRISSVNWGVVKEMMLAWVLTFPGCGLIGFLMAWLFMQIF, via the coding sequence ATGACAGTAACACTTAGTGGTTTTTTAAGCGAATTATTGAGAAATCCAGCTTTAGTTGTAACTACACTACTAACTTTAGGAGTTATATTGGTTAATGGTTGGACGGATGCTCCTAATGCCATTGCTACCTGTGTTTCAACTAGGTCAATAAAACCTAAGACTGCTATTGGGATGGCAGCTGTTTTTAATTTCTTGGGTGTTTTAGTTATGACTATGGTAAATTCGAAGGTAGCAAAGACTATCTACAATATGGTTGATTTTGGTGGAGATCCTAGGGAAGCACTTATAGCACTTTGTGCGGCCCTTTTTGCAATTGTTCTTTGGGCAACGGCAGCTTGGTGGTTTGGGATTCCAACAAGTGAAAGCCATGCACTGATCGCAGGAATTAGTGGTGCCGCAATTGCACTTCAGGGAGGCATAGGTGGTATTAATTTTAGCGAGTGGGTTAAGGTTCTTTATGGATTGGCATTATCTATCGGATTAGGTTTTATTATGGGCTGGGTGATTGTAAAGATAGTAGAATTGATTTGTGGAGGCTTAAACAGGGCAAAAACATTTACTCTTTTTAAGGATGCGCAGATCTTGGGTAGTGCAGGTATGGCATTTATGCATGGTGCACAGGATGGACAGAAATTCATGGGAGTATTTTTGCTGGGAATGTTTCTCGCTAGGGGACAATCAGTAACCGAATTTCATATTCCGCTCTGGTTGATTATTCTTTGCTCAGTAGTAATGGCTTTTGGTACTTCTATCGGAGGATACCGTATAATAAAAGCTGTGGGAATGGATATGGTAAAGCTTGAAAAACATCAGGGTTTTGCGGCCGATTTTGCAGGGGTTATATGCCTTTTTATAGCATCTACAACCGGATTGCCGGTTAGTACAACCCATACAAAGACAACTGCCGTTATGGGTGTTGGAGCAGCAAAACGTATATCTTCAGTAAACTGGGGAGTTGTTAAAGAAATGATGCTCGCATGGGTTCTTACATTCCCTGGATGTGGTCTGATAGGCTTTTTGATGGCGTGGTTATTTATGCAGATATTTTAA